The following are encoded together in the Thalassomonas haliotis genome:
- a CDS encoding c-type cytochrome: MKKLMLALSLSLSFSATATAADGKALYTQKLCGTCHGAEGKAPITPMYPKLNGQNATYLLNQMKDIKSGKRNNGLSMTMKPMVATVSESDMAAIADYLAQVK, encoded by the coding sequence ATGAAAAAACTTATGTTGGCACTTAGCCTTAGCCTCAGCTTTTCCGCGACGGCCACTGCCGCAGACGGCAAAGCTTTATACACGCAAAAACTTTGCGGCACCTGCCATGGCGCAGAAGGAAAAGCGCCCATTACCCCTATGTACCCTAAACTTAACGGGCAAAATGCAACCTATTTGCTCAATCAAATGAAAGACATAAAAAGTGGGAAAAGAAACAATGGCTTATCCATGACAATGAAACCTATGGTGGCCACGGTATCGGAAAGCGATATGGCCGCCATTGCCGACTACCTGGCTCAGGTAAAATAA
- a CDS encoding substrate-binding periplasmic protein, giving the protein MNYFLPLLIICQLSCAVQAQQLEVVTEHWPPFIVDTQPVSGSVTDKVRKILDYSGLDYQIKLYPWARSYHLGMTKPNVLLYSIFRTSVREANFHWFCPINEGVTINLYKLKGNSRNIDSLAAARNVLIGVMRDDHNHSYLMQQGFIEGVNLDISADEQINLRKLFNGRIDAVGLARESLTHRLAILGYAKEQLVKGLTLHRPAVTKHCMALSSGSDPAIIEKVSAGFRRWLNEQE; this is encoded by the coding sequence GTGAATTATTTCTTACCTCTGCTTATTATTTGCCAACTTTCCTGTGCCGTTCAGGCGCAGCAGCTGGAAGTGGTTACCGAACATTGGCCACCGTTTATTGTTGATACCCAGCCTGTCTCTGGCTCTGTTACCGACAAGGTTCGGAAAATTCTTGATTATTCAGGGCTTGATTATCAGATAAAACTCTACCCCTGGGCGCGCAGTTATCATCTTGGCATGACCAAACCTAATGTCCTGCTTTATTCTATTTTCAGGACAAGTGTGCGGGAGGCAAATTTTCACTGGTTTTGTCCGATCAATGAAGGCGTGACCATTAACCTTTATAAACTTAAGGGCAATTCCCGCAATATAGATTCACTGGCGGCGGCAAGGAATGTACTGATTGGGGTGATGCGGGATGATCACAACCATAGTTATTTAATGCAGCAAGGTTTTATCGAGGGGGTTAACCTGGATATTTCTGCCGACGAGCAGATAAATTTAAGGAAGCTGTTTAACGGCCGCATTGACGCCGTTGGCCTGGCCCGGGAGTCATTAACTCACCGTCTCGCGATCCTTGGGTATGCTAAAGAGCAGTTGGTAAAAGGCTTGACCTTGCACAGGCCGGCGGTTACCAAACACTGCATGGCATTAAGTTCAGGCTCAGATCCGGCCATTATTGAAAAAGTCAGTGCGGGATTTCGCCGCTGGTTGAATGAACAGGAGTAA